In Trichomycterus rosablanca isolate fTriRos1 chromosome 5, fTriRos1.hap1, whole genome shotgun sequence, the sequence AGATGAATCGAAGGAGAACATGTTTACTCCACCAGCAGTAAGGAACTGCTCCTCTCCAAGCTGTAAGTATTTTCTTACCTTCTGTTATTGTGCTGTTTATCCATAAAGTTCATTTCAGTTCACATTAGTTGTGGTGCGGTCAATAACcacattttgttttttcttaCTAGCTTCGGAAAACAGTGGATACTCCTCCGGGTACGAGAGTGAGGCAGCTACATCTGAATGTCTATCCATTGAGGATGGAAGTGAATATGAAAAAGATGGAGGTGTCCAGCGCAGAATTAGAACCAAATTCACCCCAGAGCAgatcgtcaagctggagaagctCTTTAGAAAGCATAAATATCTAGACGCAAGTGAGAGGGCCAAAGCTGCGCAGAAACTCAACCTCTCTGAGACTCAGGTTAGTTTACcatgtatttaattttaaaccattaaaacCAGTAATGAAAAACGTTACTTCGATGCATTCTAGTATTGCTTATATATTTAACTCATTGTTTTATTGCCTTATTTTAGATTCGAACCTGGTTCCAGAACAGGAGAATGAAAATGAAGAGGGAGGTGCAGGACATTAGGCCCGACTACGCACTCCAAGCTTTGCCGCATGTCCTCTTCCCAGCTATCACATCTCTTCCACTTCAGTGCTACAGCGGACAACGTGTGTCTTACCCCCCGGTTCACCACATCCCGAGCCAACATGTGATTCCCCCGATGCCTGTTCATCACCCCATGTCGCACCAGCAGATCCATCAGCAGATGCCCAAGCAGTTCATCCCTCAGCACGGACACATGATTCCTGTGCAGCAATACTATTAACCTGAACTGAAATACTGGAGGATATTAGACACTTATTTTAATGTGCAATATGTACATTTGTGTATATAGATGATTGTAAAAATTATTGCATAGGATTTTATTAAGAAagtagtttatttataaagatgtgattatatttacaatgttataTTGTAATTGCACTGATTTTACCAATAAAAAGTTTATAGTGATTTTGAGTTTGATGAGCATCTTTTGAAGTCGCACAACTCACATTTGATTTACATGGTTGTTATAAAACATTATACAGAAATTGTATcatataaatactttttttgttgttaaaaatgtattaggCTTAATAGAGTCACATATAAACCATGGGCTGCTGTGACTTGTACTGAAAAGCATAGTGATGCAAAAATGCCTTTTCCTATACACCTGAATGCCAGTTCCTAAATTGTTTGCCATAAGCTGGAAATATATacgcaaatgataaataataatggtTTAATGTAGCCCACAATTTCTTTACTGGAGCTTAAATGATTAGTTGCATTTTAGTAAACACGTGTTCAAACCCATTATACCTTCTTATTATTCACAACTGCAAATGATGATCCCAGTCATATCAGTCACAGGTCCTTATGCACTGTAAAACCAAACAAGTTCAGAAAACTCAAAACTTTTGTTGTAACCGATTACCTAAGAaaatttaagtgtatgtaatatattttttaagtatACTGTACTTAACAATGATATTTTCAGTGAACTCTTTTTTAGTGTTCATTTTAAGTTTTCTgaacttatatataatatttacaatttacaatattttaagtATACTGTACTTAACAATTATATTGTCAGTGAACTCTTTTTTAGTGTTCATTTTAAGTTTACTgaacttatatataatatttacaatttacaatattttaagtTCTACATACTACATTAGTGTTAGTAAGCATTATATAATTTGATTAAGGTCCACCAACTTAACTACGTATAACAAAATATATGATAGTAGACAACTTATTGCTTTTAGGAaaaaaagataagtgtgtcaaaCTGCTAGTCAATCTTAGTCAAGATCATTTAAACCaatgaattaaaaatttaaCATACAAAATTTTAAGCATGTAAttcacaaaacatgaaataacacCAATGTAAGAATaagttatttattaaagttataaaacactttaaaaacaaactgccaTTCCAAAGGCAATAACACAAAAAACAGGCTGCCATTCCAAGGCAATAACTGTTAGAGCTCGAAATATCttctataattaaatatttcacagtaaACACTCAACAGATAATGACACTGAAAATGTGAAAGACATTATCTTGAGGTAAACACAAAAGAGCACTTATCTCCCCCTGAACATCATTCATACCTACACAGCTGTATTGAAAGCAATCAATATTTAaccttaacaccacctccttatttctacacacattgtacattctattagctccacttaccatataggagcactttgtagttctataattccAGACagtatccatctgtttctctgcatactttgttagcttccttttatcctgttcttcaaatggtcaggaccccgcaggaccaccacagagcaggtattatttaggtggtggatgattctcagcactgcagtgacactgacatggtggtggtgtgttagtgtgtgttgtgctggtatgagtggatcagacacagcagtgctactggagtGAAACGGACGCAGAAACAGTCtggaattgtagaactacaatgtgtttctatatggtcagtagagctgatagaatggacagtgagtgtagaaacaaggtcaatgtcatggcgtgtatgttatgtttatatatatatatatatatatatatatatatatatatatatatatatatatatatatatatatatatatatatatatatatatatatatatgcattcaAGTGTcctaataatcataatcaaatGTGAAAAACAAACTGCATAAACAATTGTACATCACAGTAAACGGTCTTTCCAGCATTAGGCTGAACATGCTGGTTGGAAAAATATTAATCTGTAATAATTTTGACAGTTGAAtaattcagtcagtcagtcatcaTATGCTTAACATTGTCTTTGTCTAGCTTTTAAGCTGTGAAATTTGCAATCAAATGAGCAGTAATATTCTGACAGAAAAGACCAAACAATCAAATAACGTTTGactcaaaacaacaaaaagttaAATTTGTAACAGTTTACAATCAACtgcatttttaatttacttAGCCTGAAGCACACACGCTCACTGGCCACTCGATTATAGACACCTCCATGTATCTAATGTGTCTAAtagaatgaacagtgagtgaacatctctgcagcgctgctgtgtcttatccaattgtaccagcagaacacacactaacacaccaccaccatgttagggtcACTTTGTGAActttggtggtggtgttttggcgtgtgttgtcctggtacaattggatcagcaggacacccactaacactaccaccaccacagagcaaagagtgactaacatggtggtggtgtgttagtgtgtgttctcctggtacaattggatcagcaggacacccactaacactaccaccaccacagagcaaagaGTGactctaacatggtggtggtgtgttagtgtgtgttgtcctggtacaattggatcagcaggacacccactaacactaccaccaccacagagcaaagagtgactaacatggtggtggtgtgttagtgtgtgttctcctggtacaattggatcagcaaaacacccactaacactaccAGCACCACAGAGCAAAGAGTGactctaacatggtggtggtgtgttagtgtgtgttctcctggtacaattggatcagcagaacacccactaacactaccAGCACCACAGAGCAAAGAGtgactaacatggtggtggtgtgttagtgtgtgttctcctggtacaattggatcagcaaaacacccactaacactaccAGCACCACAGAGCAAAGAGTGactctaacatggtggtggtgtgttagtgtgtgttctcctggtacaattggatcagcagaacacccactaacactaccaccaccacagagtgaccctaacatggtggtggtgtgttagtgtgtgttctcctggtacaattggatcagcagaacacccactaacactaccaccaccacataGTGactctaacatggtggtggtgtgttagtgtgtgttctcctggtacaattggatcagcagaacacccactaacactaccaccaccacagagtgaccctaacatggtggtggtgtgttagtgtgtgttctcctggtacaattggatcagcagaacacccactaacactaccaccaccacagagtgactctaacatggtggtggtgtgttagtgtgtgttctcctggtacaattggatcagcagaacacccactaacactaccaccaccacagagtgaccctaacatggtggtggtgtgttagtgtgtgttctcctggtacaattggatcagcagaacacccactaacactaccaccaccacagagtgaccctaacatggtggtggtgtgttagtgtgtgttctcctggtacaattggatcagcagaacacccactaacactaccaccaccacataGTGactctaacatggtggtggtgtgttagtgtgtgttctcctggtacaattggatcagcagaacacccactaacactaccaccaccacagagtgaccctaacatggtggtggtgtgttagtgtgtgttctcctggtacaattggatcagcagaacacccactaacactaccaccaccacagagtgaccctaacatggtggtggtgtgttagtgtgtgttctcctggtacaattggatcagcagaacacccactaacactaccaccaccacagagtgaccctaacatggtggtggtgtgttagtgtgtgttctcctggtacagtaggatcagacacagcagtgaatGGAGTGaaatggctggtcagtgtacatGTATGGAACATTTATGCACATGTGCATTCAAGCTTGGTTTAGTGttccaacaaatcatttttcaGACTCAGCAGGCATGGTTTCAGTGGTTTACCATCATCCAGACACATCAGTATTTTCTGGACAAAGGTGAATGTGTGGATGAGTTTCTTTGGATATTGTAAATTGAAAGCATAGATCAAGCCAAACAACACAATGAATGCATCAGGCAACCAGGGAAGACCACTCACAATAATGCCCCCCTCAACTACAACAAAGATGCTGTTGGGGTTGAAGGAGTCTCCACCAGTATTAAAAGGAGCAACAGGAGTGTCGGTGATATCTGGCTCCTCTTCCTGctgcaaaacacaaacactctaaTGAGGAAAGTGGCAGAATGAAGGCTACAAGTCATGAACTGTATGTTCATCATTGCTCTTGTCACACTTTTATAGGTTTGCATTTTTAAGCCTGTGTTGATGCTTACACCTTGCATTTCTCACCtggaaacaaacacacacacacacacacacacacacacacacacacacacacacacacctctggaATGGCTACTCGCCGAATTGACAACACACTGACTTCAGACGCACGCCCTTCTACAAACCATCAAGTATAGGGAGACGCAGCCCCTGTAGGTGATGATGACGACAGGATGCAGCAAAATTCTTTAGTGCACTGACTAATCTGCCATGTGAAACCAAAAATAATCGGACCAAATGTATATAATGTGACATAACCACAAACTTTAGTTTGGCAAGTGTAAACAGGGCCAATCACTATAAGGCATTTCACAACTGTTAAGATAGACTTGCAAACATACAAAACTATATGGTAATCAAAATAATGTTCATATAGTTTTTGTATAAATTAATATGCATTTTTAAAGTCTGATACAATTATGTGAAATCCTGGAGGACACATTCAAGTTGGTTTACTTTATGATATGTATGCACTGAACTAATTGACATTTCCACATCACATTGCTTACATTGAAGGTCTTGAAGAACTCTGAGGCATCCTCGCGCAGGTAGACAGGAAGTGCGTGAAGGGACAAAGTGCGTCTTACATTGACATCATTTTCTTCCttgacaaataaaaagaaatagttATTGTAAAAATTTAATCAACCACAAGTCTGTTCTGCCTATATCATCTCTACACACAAAATAATTTAGCCCTCCAATTCAACTTGGCAGTATAGTGGTTCAGCTCCATACTAATACATGAacttattttaactttattgtaACTAAGTATCGGACACATGagtgttgtactgtatatatcctTTAACCAGAAACAAAGTTTAATAATTTTGATACTGATAGGCTAGGTTATGTTGGGTTGACCCATAGAGACAAAAGAAAAACGAGAGACCGTTAAACAAGACAGTGATGGCAATTCCAGTCACTGCACTTAACTTGTGGATTTTCCTTGATGTGCCAAAAAAATCTCGCCAGAAATGGAAGTTCTACATGTGTTTCTAGGCTAGTCTCTCTTTTTACTTCCGAAAAAAGCTCGTTTAGTGAATATAACCGAGAAACAGACTGCTGCGAACATATGCTAATACTGGAGTCATGTTGTATTTGTCCCTAGTGCTGCACTTTAACTACTCATCATTTAAAAATGCTCATGCATTGTCAGTTAAGTAATAACCGAGTAAAAATAAACGAACTTTTTCCAAGCTGGCGTCAGATACTGATACAGTCACAAACCTAAGTTTGAAAAAATAAAGACCCACAAATTGTTTTCAAAAAACAATATCTGTGCCCTCACAAGTTTTAACAAACAAGTACTTAACTTACCCGTTTTGCTCAAAAAATCTTCTCATCCGTTAACGTGCCGCCATCTTCACCACTTTGAAAAGGTAAATCCGGGACACAGGGCACGTTGATGACGTCAGACGCTGGGTGTCTTTGTATACTCATAAGTTATAGTATAGGTGACGACGCTTACTCAAAAATATGTACTTAggtaaaattaaaacataacaacaagTTAATATAGTGCAAAACTTTAATGTTGGGTTAACTAAATAACAGGTTTTGATTGCTAAACCAATAAAATGTATAAGTTAACAGTACTGTTCGggtttacagtgtggaaaagAGGTAAACAAGGAGATTAATCTCACTTATCAACTCCTTCAAAGAGCACACAACTTGATTGGAAACCCATACACGCCTCTTCATCATTTGGGAAATcacaaagcagttgatgaattTAGACTTTATAGTTTGCGTAGAGTTTATCAGCATTTTTTCTAAAACTGGTAACGTCTAAGATGTTTGTGAAACGTGTGTCCTAAGTTTTTAGCCATCATGTTTTTCATGACAAGCAAACTGGTAGTTgtgagcttgaaccagcaactttctaatCACTaatccattaccttaaccattgagctgTTACTGTTTGAATAAAATGTAGGTTTCACAGGCAAtttattaaaatcaacattagAATCAGATTTAAGCATTTAAGATTTAAACTACACACCGTCCCCTTTAGGAAGGGAAGGTATAAGTTTGAGCACTCTGTCAATTGCATTTATCACAGCTTTATTATATCAGATTGTGGTTCTACTATAATGGGACTTATTTTTCATATAGACaagaacatggtgtggtaaCACCCGAGCCAGGCTGGGTTTTTTTATCGACCGTTTTCTCTGGTCCATCGTGACCCCCTACAATTTTAAACCTTGAGATATGCTGTTCATCCCAGCCACCCCGACTACATGTCTATGCAGACGCCCGACAGGCTGTGGGCATCGCTGTGATTGAAACCGAGATTAGTGGTGGACTAGAGTAATACAATGCTGTGTCATCCAAGTTCCTCACTTTCAGTaggatttatttaaatgagTGCGCCATATGCAGGGGCGCTGATCCTCTCTCAATGCGCGTTTATATGCAGCTCACCTAATTCTGTTTGTCTCTGCAGCGCCACTTCAAACGCGACCTAACGAGTAGATCACGGCCTACAATTAGTACTAATTAAGCAGGCCATTGATTAGTTTACTCTCCCCACAAAGCCTAAGTGGCTGGCTCCATGACGCCTGGAAGTCTGTGCACTGTTAAGCCCTCAGGTTCTTTAGAATGGACTAGATGATCCCGGTGTGTTTGATCATTCTGATGCAATTAAATGGATCAAAAGTGTTAAAGAAAACTGCTTTAAACTGCTTTAACTGATTTTTAACTAACTTACCTGTTTATCTAAAGTGATCTTTAAAATTGTGTAGCTCCTTGTGGTTCTTTGGAtaaaatatgtaattatttgtttataaatAGTTTTTCGTTATTTATATTTGGTGTTAAGTTTGTTAAATACTCTATAGAATGTTAACGTTGTGTCATATCACACTTTGGCAGAGTTAGTTGGTATCTATACTCAACATTAGTCAAGAAATAAGCAATTCAAAGAAATATTTTGACTTAAAAACATCATTAGTTCACAAAACAAGTGTTTTTaagcaatttttttatttttttatttaaataacaagAGGTTTATATTTAAACTTGCTCATCATTAGTTCTAATAAGCTTCTGGTTATGTAGGCTTATTTTCActatgtatgtctgtatgtatgttatctatctatctatctatctatctatctatctatctatctatctatctatctatctatctatctatctatctatctatctatctatctatctatctatctatctatctatctatctatctatctatctatctatctatctatctatctatctatctatctatctatctatctagatttAGAAACGTAGGAAACCACAGCCTGTGTTCAGACTTTTCTACATTTCCGAGTCAGCCATTAGGTGCCAGGTATTTGGGAATTTGGAgaatagttctgaagttttcaGGCGCCAGAGCCTAATTCAAATTCTTGTCAGCAGACATCAAACGGTCTTCTCTCACCTTCGCTGTGCTTTAGGTGTGTCTCTATCAAGTCCGCTTTGGCGACacaacagtaaaaacaaaacgCTTTAAACTGCATCAAATTAGGGCAGACAACTGGCGCTTCAAC encodes:
- the LOC134314592 gene encoding homeobox protein vent1-like: MVKNFSVDWLAQSYHNSKHDDETNETQAVRRHVPCLVQPRPPTSYDKIYIQPKQKCRQTEQNTTTDESKENMFTPPAVRNCSSPSSSENSGYSSGYESEAATSECLSIEDGSEYEKDGGVQRRIRTKFTPEQIVKLEKLFRKHKYLDASERAKAAQKLNLSETQIRTWFQNRRMKMKREVQDIRPDYALQALPHVLFPAITSLPLQCYSGQRVSYPPVHHIPSQHVIPPMPVHHPMSHQQIHQQMPKQFIPQHGHMIPVQQYY